A single region of the Desulfovibrio sp. ZJ209 genome encodes:
- the alaS gene encoding alanine--tRNA ligase, whose translation MLTAQEIRRLFLEFFRKHGHTVVASGPLIPPEDPSLLFTNAGMVQFKGLFLGEEKAAYTRAASCQKCLRVSGKHNDLENVGRTARHHTFFEMLGNFSFGDYFKREAITWAWEFVTTDLGLPAERLWVTVFREDDEAAAIWKEVAGLPDDRIVRMGEKDNFWTMGDTGPCGPCSEIYIDQGEDMACGPGCGIGKCDCDRFLEIWNLVFTQFDQAKDGSRTLLAAPNIDTGMGLERIAAVCQDKRSNFDCDLFQEIIQFAAKRAGVTYSASAPDTNDVDTALRVIADHARAAAFLIAEGVLPSNESRGYVLRRLIRRALRFATLMGVEEPFLHAVARKVTEVMGGAYPELTRHADFIERAVHEEERRFALTLGNGLRLLEDELRRLEARGERTIPGEVCFRLYDTYGFPLDIVNDVAEKRGFVVDAEGFAAHMREQRERARANQKAEGLFGHGGENEIAASLKSLGEQLVTTFVGYASLEAQSPIAALLDSGGAPAESVGEGGSGFLVAEKTPFYAESGGQAADAGVITTPTGEARVMAVLKAGRAIVQCIEVTRGEIHADQEAALRVDADQRLATARNHTCTHLLHAALRRVLGEHVKQAGSLVDGQRLRFDFSHLSALTPEELAAVERDVNRVIMADLPVTAREMPRDEALAAGAMALFSEKYGDVVRVLTVGAEGAAPESVELCGGTHLARTGEAGLFLIVSEGGVAAGVRRIEAVTGWNAYGLAIGQRAELGMVAAALKAKPEQAAQRLAAVQDELKKLRRAVEKGASASVDGATLAAGAEKVGEVALVARRLDGVPVKALRDLMDDVRSRLSGPAVACLAGVTDGKVSLLLYVSKDLHGRLTAPALIKEVAAPCGGSGGGRPDLAQAGGTKPEGLDQAFAALRALVEGNK comes from the coding sequence CGCACAGGAAATCCGCCGCCTTTTTCTCGAATTCTTCCGCAAGCACGGCCACACGGTCGTGGCCTCGGGCCCGCTCATCCCGCCTGAAGACCCGAGCCTGCTCTTCACCAACGCGGGCATGGTGCAGTTCAAGGGCCTCTTCCTCGGGGAGGAAAAGGCCGCCTACACCCGCGCTGCCTCCTGCCAGAAGTGCCTGCGCGTCTCGGGCAAGCACAACGACCTCGAAAACGTGGGCCGCACCGCGCGCCACCACACCTTTTTCGAGATGCTGGGCAACTTCTCCTTCGGCGACTATTTCAAGCGCGAGGCCATCACCTGGGCCTGGGAATTCGTCACCACTGACCTCGGCCTCCCGGCCGAGCGCCTGTGGGTGACGGTCTTTAGGGAGGACGACGAGGCCGCGGCCATCTGGAAGGAGGTTGCCGGCCTCCCCGACGACCGCATCGTGCGCATGGGCGAGAAGGACAATTTCTGGACCATGGGCGACACCGGCCCCTGCGGCCCCTGCTCGGAGATCTATATCGACCAGGGCGAGGACATGGCCTGCGGGCCCGGCTGCGGCATCGGCAAGTGCGACTGTGACCGCTTCCTCGAGATCTGGAACCTTGTCTTCACCCAGTTTGACCAGGCGAAGGACGGCAGCCGCACCCTGCTCGCCGCGCCCAACATCGACACCGGCATGGGCCTCGAGCGCATCGCGGCCGTGTGCCAGGACAAGCGCTCCAACTTCGACTGCGACCTCTTCCAGGAGATCATCCAGTTTGCGGCAAAGCGCGCCGGCGTGACCTACAGCGCGAGCGCGCCGGACACCAACGATGTGGACACGGCCCTGCGCGTCATCGCGGACCATGCCCGCGCCGCTGCCTTCCTCATCGCCGAGGGGGTGCTCCCCTCCAACGAGAGCCGGGGCTATGTGCTCCGCCGCCTCATCCGCCGCGCCCTGCGCTTCGCCACGCTCATGGGCGTGGAGGAGCCCTTCCTGCACGCCGTGGCCCGCAAGGTCACGGAGGTCATGGGCGGGGCCTACCCCGAGCTCACCCGCCATGCGGACTTCATCGAGCGCGCGGTGCACGAGGAGGAACGCCGCTTCGCCCTGACCCTCGGCAACGGCCTGCGCCTGCTGGAAGACGAGCTGAGGCGCCTTGAGGCCAGGGGCGAGCGTACCATCCCCGGCGAAGTCTGCTTCCGCCTCTATGACACTTACGGCTTCCCGCTGGACATCGTCAACGACGTGGCGGAAAAGCGGGGCTTTGTCGTGGATGCCGAGGGCTTCGCGGCCCACATGCGCGAACAGCGGGAGCGCGCCCGCGCCAACCAGAAGGCCGAGGGCCTTTTCGGCCACGGCGGCGAAAACGAGATCGCGGCCTCGCTCAAGAGCCTTGGCGAGCAGTTGGTAACGACCTTTGTGGGCTATGCCTCGCTTGAGGCGCAAAGCCCCATCGCGGCCCTGCTGGATTCGGGCGGCGCGCCCGCCGAGAGCGTGGGCGAGGGCGGGTCGGGCTTTCTCGTGGCCGAGAAGACGCCGTTCTATGCGGAATCCGGCGGGCAGGCCGCGGATGCCGGCGTCATCACCACGCCTACCGGCGAGGCCCGGGTCATGGCCGTGCTCAAGGCCGGGCGCGCCATCGTGCAGTGCATCGAGGTCACGCGCGGCGAGATCCATGCCGACCAGGAGGCCGCCTTGCGCGTGGACGCGGACCAGCGCCTGGCCACCGCGCGCAACCACACCTGCACCCACCTCCTGCATGCGGCCCTCAGGCGCGTGCTCGGCGAGCATGTGAAGCAGGCGGGCTCCCTCGTGGACGGGCAGCGGCTGCGCTTTGACTTTTCGCACCTTTCGGCGCTCACGCCCGAGGAGCTCGCCGCGGTGGAACGCGATGTCAACCGCGTCATCATGGCAGACCTTCCGGTGACGGCGCGCGAAATGCCGCGCGACGAGGCCCTTGCCGCCGGGGCCATGGCGCTCTTCAGCGAGAAATACGGCGACGTGGTGCGCGTGCTCACCGTGGGCGCCGAGGGCGCGGCGCCCGAATCCGTGGAGCTGTGCGGCGGCACGCACCTCGCCCGCACGGGCGAGGCCGGGCTCTTCCTCATTGTCTCGGAGGGCGGCGTGGCCGCCGGCGTGCGCCGCATCGAGGCGGTCACCGGCTGGAACGCCTACGGCCTCGCCATTGGCCAGCGTGCCGAATTGGGAATGGTGGCGGCCGCGCTCAAGGCGAAGCCGGAACAGGCCGCGCAGCGCCTCGCCGCCGTGCAGGACGAGCTCAAGAAGCTCAGGCGCGCGGTGGAAAAGGGCGCCTCGGCCAGCGTGGACGGTGCCACGCTCGCGGCCGGCGCCGAGAAGGTGGGCGAGGTGGCGCTCGTGGCCCGGCGGCTGGACGGCGTGCCGGTAAAGGCGCTCCGCGACCTCATGGACGATGTGCGCAGCCGGCTCTCCGGGCCGGCCGTTGCCTGCCTCGCGGGGGTCACCGACGGCAAGGTGAGCCTGCTGCTCTATGTTTCCAAGGACTTGCACGGCCGCCTCACCGCCCCGGCGCTCATTAAAGAAGTGGCCGCGCCCTGCGGCGGCTCCGGCGGCGGCCGGCCCGACCTCGCGCAGGCCGGCGGCACGAAGCCCGAGGGGCTGGACCAGGCCTTCGCGGCCCTGCGCGCCCTGGTGGAGGGCAACAAGTGA